In Mytilus edulis chromosome 4, xbMytEdul2.2, whole genome shotgun sequence, the following proteins share a genomic window:
- the LOC139521007 gene encoding protein disulfide-isomerase A3-like, with product MKTILCILSLTAIALASDVLEFTDSDFATKAAQHDLILVEFFAPWCGHCKKLIPEYEKAATRLLDNDPPVALAKVDCTASTEVCSKYGVSGYPTLKIFRNGEFAEEYSGPREADGIVSLMASKAGPSSKELTSVADAEKFLAKKDYVVAGFFSDGESELAKAFKKAADAMSTDVKFGHTTAKAVLDKYGYTDKIILFQPKHLRSKFEDAQQKYGGSSNVDKIKNWLSSSLTGLCGHRTQANADKFKKPLIIAYYDVDYEKNEKGTNYWRNRVMKVGKKLQGEGKDIYFSVSNHKDFSFELGEFGLNDVKGDKPIICARDDRDMKYIMSGDFSMDNLEKFVNDLLTDKLEPYLKSEPVPEDNSGGVKTVVAKNFDEIVNDDSRDVLIEFYAPWCGHCKTLEPKFAELGEKLSEETSITIAKMDATANDVPKPYEVSGFPTIYYKPKNSKNNPKKYNGGREVADFLEYLKKESTDGLKYEGEKKKKKSKKSKTEL from the exons ATGAAGACCATTCTGTGTATTTTATCTTTGACAGCTATAGCTTTAGCAAGTGATGTGCTGGAATTCACAGATTCAGACTTTGCAACAAAAGCAGCACAGCATGATTTGATTTTGGTGGAATTTTTCGCTCCTTG GTGTGGACATTGTAAGAAATTAATCCCTGAATATGAAAAAGCAGCTACAAGACTATTAGATAATGACCCACCAGTTGCATTGGCTAAA GTTGATTGTACAGCAAGTACTGAAGTTTGTTCCAAGTATGGAGTAAGTGGTTACCCAACTCTTAAAATCTTCCGTAATGGTGAATTTGCTGAGGAATACAGTGGTCCAAGAGAAGCTG aTGGTATTGTCAGTCTTATGGCATCCAAAGCTGGACCATCCTCTAAAGAATTAACATCAGTAGCTGATGCTGAGAAATTCCTAGCTAAAAAAGATTATGTAGTAGCTG GTTTCTTTTCTGATGGAGAGAGTGAACTAGCCAAAGCTTTCAAGAAAGCAGCTGATGCTATGAGTACTGATGTCAAGTTTGGTCACACAACAGCCAAAGCTGTACTTGATAAATATGGTTACACTGA CAAAATCATTCTTTTCCAACCTAAACATTTAAGAAGTAAATTTGAAGATGCCCAACAGAAATATGGTGGAAGCAGCAATgttgataaaataaagaattggTTGTCATCATCATT AACTGGTTTATGTGGACACAGAACACAAGCCAATGCTGACAAATTTAAGAAACCACTTATTATTGCTTATTATGATGTTGATTATGAGAAAAATGAAAAGGGAACAAACTATTGGAGAAACAG aGTTATGAAAGTAGGAAAGAAATTGCAAGGAGAAGGAAAAGATATTTACTTTTCTGTCAGTAATCACAAAGACTTCAGTTTTGAGTTGGGAGAATTTGGACTGAATGATGTCAAGGGAGATAAGCCAATTATTTGTGCCAGAGATGATAGAGATATGAAATATATTATGTCTGGTGATTTTAG tatGGATAATTTAGAAAAATTTGTTAATGATTTATTAACCGATAAATTAGAACCATACCTGAAATCAGAACCTGTACCTGAAGATAACAGTGGAGGAGTTAAg actGTTGTTGCTAAGAATTTTGATGAGATAGTAAATGATGACAGTAGAGACGTATTGATAGAATTTTATGCTCCATGGTGTGGACATTGTAAAACATTAGAACCTAAATTTGCAGAATTAGGAGAAAAG TTGAGTGAAGAAACTAGCATCACTATAGCTAAAATGGACGCTACAGCTAATGATGTACCTAAACCATATGAAGTTTCAGG gttcCCAACTATTTATTATAAACCAAAGAATTCCAAAAATAATCCTAAAAAATATAAC ggTGGACGAGAGGTTGCCGATTTTctagaatatttgaaaaaagaatctACAGATGGTCTTAAATATGAAGgagagaagaaaaagaagaagtcAAAGAAATCTAAAACTGAATTGTAA